In Candidatus Methylomirabilis lanthanidiphila, the genomic stretch TTAAGCGCGCGCTTGCAAACCCCTCCTACCTGTCCCCGGAGCAGGCGCACCTGAACCTGGGGAATGTCTATATGGTCCAGGGACAGACTGCCGATGCAGTTGTGGAGTTCAAGCGCGTACTGGACGCCGCCCCCGATTTCGCCGAGGCCCATAATCGATTGGGCTACGCCTACCTGGTGCAGGGACAGTTGGAGCTGGCGATCGCCGAGCTGACACTGGCCGTGAAACAGGCGCCCGAGCTCGCCACCGCATACCAGAGCCTGGGTTTTGCCTATCTGAGGGCAGATGAGAAAGACCGGGCCAGGCAGGCGTTTCAGAAGGTCGTCGACCTGAGTTTCACGAGCGAGATGTCAGCCGAGGCGATGCGCCAACTCAAACAGCTCAACCAGTAACCGCATCGTAAAGTCTTCGTACGTATCAATGATCCAACCAATCTTCCCGTGAGCGTCATTGCCCAGCAAATCCCCTCTAACCCCCCTTTATAAAAGGGGGGGAGCGGGGGGATTTCGGAACGGTTGAGCGAACCTTCTAACGAATAGTACTGTCGAGATGGAAGTGCAAGGTATTGATAACAAGATCGACCTCAAAGGGCTGAGCCTTGAGGAGATGGAGCGGTTGGTTGCCGACCACGGCGAGCCGTCCTACCGTGGCCGCCAGCTCTTCCACTGGGTCTATGGGCGTGGCGCGCGCACATTCGCTGAGATGACCGATCTGTCGGTGGCGCTACGTGCCGGACTGGCCGAACAAGCGTCCATTAGCGCTCTCGCGTCTCTTGCGAAAGAGGTGTCCCGGGACGGTACGCGCAAATACCTGTTCGGCTGCGCGGACGGGCGAGCGATCGAGACGGTGCTGATCCCCGATGAGGGGCGGTTGACTGCGTGTCTCTCCACCCAGGTGGGATGCGCCCTGGCCTGCGCCTTTTGTCTCACGGGAACGATGGGGTTTGTCAGGCACTTACAGCCGGGTGAGATTGTCGATCAGGTGCTCGCGCTCCAGCGGGATCTTCAGCCGGGAGAGCGGATCGGCAATCTGGTGTTGATGGGGATGGGGGAGCCGCTCCACAACTACGACGCCACCGTGAAGGCGCTCGCAATCCTGGTGCACCCCCTGGGTCTTGCGTATCCGCCGCGCCGGATCGCCCTCTCCACCGTCGGCCTGGTCCCGGAGATCGTACAACTCGGCCGGAGTGGACTTGGGGTGAACCTGGCCGTGTCACTCCATGCGAGCACCGATGAGCTGCGCGACCGTCTGGTTCCGATCAACCGTCGCTATCCCCTCAAAGAGCTGATGGCCGCGGTCAGGGCCTATCCGCTCCCGCCCAGGCGGCGGATCACGTTCGAGTATGTGATGATCGATGGGGTCAACGACCGACCGGAGGATGCTCGGGAAATGGTGCGGCTGCTGCACGGCCTTCGGTGTAAGGTGAATCTCCTGTCCTTGAACGAGGCCCCCGCCATCCCGTTTCGGCGACCGTCGATAGAGCGCGTCGAGACATTCCAACACATCCTGAAGTCGGGCGGCATCGTGGCCACCATCCGCGAGAGCCGCGGCCTGGACATCTCGGCCGCCTGTGGCCTGCTGGCCACCGAAGTCAACCAGAAAAGCCTTGACACTAGCGGGTGTCTTGCCTAAGATGTCTTCGCGGGGTGGAGCAGCCTGGTAGCTCGTTGGGCTCATAACCCAAAGGTCGCAGGTTCAAATCCTGCCCCCGCAACCACGCAATTTATTGGGCTAGGCGATTTCGCCTAGCCCATTTGTT encodes the following:
- a CDS encoding TPR domain-containing protein translates to MMRGLVVIAGLGCLIAACATEQIAVREEKADAHYNIGVARLASGDAKQAIAELSQAIGDASNNPAYHNALGLAYLMDRRADPAIASFRRAVELDSNFSDAYNNLGSAYIQQAKYDQAVKAFKRALANPSYLSPEQAHLNLGNVYMVQGQTADAVVEFKRVLDAAPDFAEAHNRLGYAYLVQGQLELAIAELTLAVKQAPELATAYQSLGFAYLRADEKDRARQAFQKVVDLSFTSEMSAEAMRQLKQLNQ
- a CDS encoding 50S rRNA methyltransferase, which encodes MEVQGIDNKIDLKGLSLEEMERLVADHGEPSYRGRQLFHWVYGRGARTFAEMTDLSVALRAGLAEQASISALASLAKEVSRDGTRKYLFGCADGRAIETVLIPDEGRLTACLSTQVGCALACAFCLTGTMGFVRHLQPGEIVDQVLALQRDLQPGERIGNLVLMGMGEPLHNYDATVKALAILVHPLGLAYPPRRIALSTVGLVPEIVQLGRSGLGVNLAVSLHASTDELRDRLVPINRRYPLKELMAAVRAYPLPPRRRITFEYVMIDGVNDRPEDAREMVRLLHGLRCKVNLLSLNEAPAIPFRRPSIERVETFQHILKSGGIVATIRESRGLDISAACGLLATEVNQKSLDTSGCLA